The proteins below are encoded in one region of Segatella copri:
- a CDS encoding SIR2 family protein has protein sequence MKMMNYRNESEIMYAIRKFLDEHQVPFNIAEISQHTNYIYDFYLPKGLENAKFPLGKGYVKYEIEGPVAIEVKGRLLFDTIQRYVTLFTEELAPQKEVSSFLLVYVEGKLPSILKYHLEKLKVKGFYVLSLSQFLGMQIDTVIPKKKFNLEEYDWVKDRDKILEIAKVSLQDKDFSLFFGAGVSMSAKLPSWWKLLEGLVNKSKHKQLDKNDIDNLQQVCYDSSIVLGRFIRQMMETKSNGEDYYNAVHDALYAGNDSCTSPLIQEICNLILAKRQFAKSIITYNFDDVMERAMDNVGIKNYSIFGMNQPQQAFPIYHVHGFIPYDNSQIIKSVPILSEEEYHRVYANSYNWSNVEQIHALSRRTCIFIGLSMTDPNLRRLLDIAIRDSENEARHFVFLPHITKFKNANKKNNEAMRIHKEIFLELGLRVIWYTDYNELPTLISQLK, from the coding sequence ATGAAAATGATGAATTATAGAAATGAAAGTGAGATAATGTATGCTATAAGAAAGTTTCTTGATGAGCATCAGGTTCCTTTTAATATAGCGGAAATATCTCAACATACAAATTATATATATGACTTTTATCTTCCTAAAGGCTTGGAAAATGCCAAGTTTCCATTAGGAAAAGGTTATGTAAAGTATGAGATAGAAGGACCTGTAGCTATAGAAGTTAAGGGACGTTTACTCTTTGATACGATTCAGCGATATGTCACTCTATTTACGGAGGAACTTGCTCCTCAAAAGGAAGTTTCTTCTTTTCTTCTGGTTTATGTAGAGGGAAAACTACCTTCTATTTTAAAATACCATCTTGAAAAATTAAAGGTAAAGGGGTTCTATGTCTTGTCCCTATCTCAATTCCTTGGTATGCAAATTGATACTGTAATCCCTAAAAAGAAATTTAATTTAGAAGAATATGACTGGGTTAAAGACCGAGATAAAATTTTAGAAATAGCAAAGGTGAGTCTTCAAGATAAAGATTTTTCCCTTTTCTTTGGAGCTGGAGTTAGTATGTCTGCAAAATTGCCATCATGGTGGAAACTGTTAGAGGGCTTGGTGAACAAAAGTAAGCACAAGCAGTTGGATAAAAATGATATAGATAATCTCCAACAAGTCTGCTATGATTCGTCCATTGTCCTTGGTCGTTTTATAAGACAGATGATGGAGACTAAGTCAAATGGTGAGGACTACTATAATGCTGTACATGATGCCCTTTATGCAGGAAATGACTCTTGTACATCTCCACTGATACAGGAAATCTGTAATTTGATTTTGGCAAAAAGACAGTTTGCTAAAAGTATCATCACCTATAATTTTGATGATGTTATGGAGAGGGCTATGGATAATGTTGGTATAAAGAATTATTCTATTTTTGGTATGAATCAGCCTCAGCAAGCTTTCCCTATTTATCATGTTCATGGCTTTATCCCTTATGATAATTCTCAGATAATTAAGTCTGTGCCAATATTGAGTGAGGAAGAATATCACAGAGTTTATGCCAATTCTTACAATTGGTCTAATGTGGAGCAGATTCATGCTCTTAGCAGAAGAACATGCATTTTCATAGGTTTGTCAATGACAGATCCAAATTTACGCCGATTACTTGATATCGCTATTCGTGATAGTGAGAATGAGGCAAGGCATTTTGTCTTTTTGCCTCATATTACAAAATTCAAGAATGCAAATAAAAAGAACAACGAAGCTATGAGAATCCATAAAGAAATATTCTTGGAACTAGGCTTGAGAGTTATTTGGTACACTGATTATAATGAGTTGCCAACTTTGATTAGTCAGTTAAAATAA
- a CDS encoding resolvase, translating into MPQWFVSFEPSTRASTFMGSVKNKLVDLLAHRWQLATVTAWA; encoded by the coding sequence ATGCCTCAATGGTTCGTAAGTTTCGAACCTAGTACAAGAGCAAGTACCTTCATGGGTTCTGTAAAGAACAAATTGGTAGACTTACTCGCTCATAGATGGCAGCTGGCTACTGTTACTGCTTGGGCATAA